The genomic DNA CGGTCCACGAGGAACTCGCGGTCGTCCTGTCCGAGCAGGCCCTTCCCCGCGCCGGGCGCGGGCGTCCAGAGCCGGTGGACCGGGTTGATGGCCTCGGGCCGGTGGTCGCCCGGCGCGGCCGATGCGAGGCGCTTCGCGTCCTTGCCGTAGAGGCGGCCGTCCTCGACGGCGCGCCGGTAGTCGTCGTGGTCGAACCAGTAGTCGTTGCCGGCGCGGGGCTTGTAGCCGGTCGCGCCGGTCTCGGCGAGCAACCCCACCGAGAAGGTCGTCTTGCCGGCGTCCACGCGGTCGCTACCGGCGACGAGCAGTTGCATGACCGTCGCTGGGGGGTCGTGGTCCAAAGCCGCCACGGTCCGCGCGCGTCTCCCCGACACCGGGGCCGGCACACACTGTAGCGGGATACCGAGGGCGAAACCGCCTGAAGCCGGACACCGGGGGCGACACCTCCCGGAAGCGGGCCGCCGGGGCCCACACCGCCGGGAAGTGGTGGCCTCCACTTCCGCCGGGCTCTCGGGGGCTTCTTGTGGCTCGCCCGCGCAGGCGCGGCCATGACCCTGGACCCGGTCCACTTCAAAGCGATCACCCGACTGGCGGGCCGGGTGTCCCGCGAGGACGCCGAGCGCGACCATCGGGACTTCGCCGAGACCGTCTGGCAGCAGTACCTCGACCCGCTGTACGACGACGGCGAGGTCGTCCTCGAACCGGTGGGCGAGCACCGGCGCCGGCGCGTCCACGCCGAGGACATCGCGCTCGCCGACGACCCGTTCCCGACCCGGCACGGCCTCGACTCGGGCACCATCAACCCGACCACGTTCAAGAACGGCCTCGTCGTCGACGTCGCGCAGGCGGCGATGAGCGCGGTCCCCTCGGACGTGGACCTCCACCGCGGCCGGACGATGGTGACGGCGGTCCACACCAACGACGCGACCACGACCTTCGAGGAGGACTGGCGGATGGACGACGAGGGGTACGTCCGCGGCCGGGTGCTGCACGTCCCCCGCGTCGACCGGACGGTGACGCCCGTGGTCCACGAGCTCGCGCTCTACCTCGCTGAGATCACCCACGCGAACAGCAACCGCGAGATCGTCGACGACCTGCTCGTCCTCGACGGGCCGGTCTACCCGAAGGGGCTCCTGACGTGGGCCGACCGCGACCCCGAACTGCAGGAACTGCTCGCCGCCGAGGAGCAGCCCCAGGAGATCATCGGCCGGTACGTGAAGATGGTCGAGCACTTCGCCGACCGCGGGGTCCCCATCATCGGCTTCGTGAAGACGCCCGTCTCCCGGCAGGTCACCCGGACCATCCGGGAGAAGGAGGGGTCGGCGCCGTGGGTCAACGACGCGGCGTTCTTCTCGCAGGTCCTCTCCCCCGACCCCTACGGTACCGGGGCGAACGACCGCGACACCTCGTCGCTGACGTTCACCAACTGGTTCGTCTCCCGGGGCGGCACCGACGGAGCCCTCTCGCGGCCATCGGTCCCGTACGACATCGAGCGCGAGCGCGACCCCGCGGACTACGAGGTGACGTTCTGCATGCTGTACGACCCGCGCACGGACACCGTCTACCGCGTGGAGTCGCCCGCCGTGTTCACCCGGGACGAGGAGCTACGCGAGCGCCTGACCCGGCACGTCCTCACGTCGGTCGCGACCGAGCGCGGGCCACCGCTCGCGGTGCGGAAGGCCGACCAGCTCGCCCGCATCTCCCGGCGCGAGACGGTCGCGCTGCGCGAGGCGCTGGAGCGGGCCTTCGACTCGGAACTGGACACGAACTACGGCGACGAGCGGGCGGCGAAGTGGGGACTGGAGGGGTAGCTGGCCGGGCGGCGGCCGGGCGACCGGTCCCACACCGGCGACCCGGTCAGTTCTCCGGCGGGTCGGCGCTCTGGATGACCTCGACCTCGACGCTGTCACCGACAACCCCGAGCCGAGCGAACTGGGTCCGCACGTGCTCCGCCGCCGCCTCGATGGCGGCCTCTCGGTCCTCGAACCCGCGCGGCATCGGTGACTCGAAGGCGACACGGAGTTCGCGGTCGCCGACCCGCTGGACCTGGCCGCCGCTCTCGACCGTGTAGAACTCGTCGCACACCCAGACGTACGGCGAGCCGTCGTCCGGCGCGCCCCTGAACGAGGGCGCTTCCTCACCCGGTTCGTACAGGGTGCCGGTCAGGGTGGTCCCCCCGGCGCTCCCCTCGATGAGTAACACGCACAGAACTAGCACACCATCCGATATAACGCCCACGATGGGTGCAGATTACGGCCGAATCATGGAGAAAATCCGGAAATTTCCGGAATATCTCGCTCCGCAGGAGTGAACTGTCGAGGTTCGCGGATTATCCCGCGTTCACTTGTGCGCGTCCATGAGGTCGTAGCTGCGCTCCCACTCGTAGTCGTCGTCGTGGTAGCGCTCCGCCAGGGAGTCCTCGGGCACGTCGCCGTGGGCGCGCTTCTCCTCCTGGTAGGAGGGCCGGTCGGGGTCGTGGTAGAACCGGCCGGTGAGCACCTCGCCCTCGTGGAGGGCGTCCTCGACGTCGTGCATCATCTCGCTGGCCTCGCGGCGGTCGTGGTAATCGAACTCGTAGTCGTCGGACTGCTGGACGTCGATGTACGGGACGTACTGCTTGGCGTCCTTGTTCCAGGTCGGGCACTGGGTGAGGAAGTCGACGTGCGCGAATCCGTCGTGCTGGATTGCCTCCTTGATGATCTCCTGGGCCTGGTTCGGGTTCACGGCCGCGGTCCGAGCGACGTAGGAGGCCCCACCGACGAGCGAGAGCGAGAGCGGGCGGATGGGCGCCTTCGCCGAGCCGTGGGGCTGGGTCTTCGACTTGTGCCCCATCGGCGAGGTGGGCGAGGTCTGCCCCTTCGTCAGCCCGAAGATCTCGTTGTTGAACACGATGTAGGTCATGTCGTGGTTCTCGCGGGCGGTGTGGACGAAGTGGTTCCCGCCGATGCCGTAGCCGTCGCCGTCGCCACCCGCGGCGACGACCTCCAGTCCGGGATTCGCGAGTTTCGCGGCCCGCGCGACCGGCAGCGACCGGCCGTGGATGGAGTGGAAGCCGTAGCTCTCGAAGTACGAGGAGAGCTTCCCGGAGCAGCCGATGCCCGTGACGAGCAGCACCTCCTCGGGGGTGTAGCCGAGGTCACCCATGGCACCCTTCAGTGCCTTCAGGACGCCGAAGTCGCCACAGCCGGGGCACCAGGTGGCCTGCGGTTCGATACCGGGAGTGAACGCCTCCCGGTCGGTCGGTTCCCGTTCCGCGTCGTCGTCGTGCTGGTGGAGTGGTGTGAAGCTCATCTCAGTCGCTCCCCGCGGGGACGTAGCGCGTGGCGGCGGTCGCGGGGTCACCGCTGCCCAGGCCCTCGACGGCCTCCACGATCTCGTGGGGCTCGAAGGGCTCGCCGTTGTACTTGAGCAGGCTGTGCAGGATGTCGCCGTGTGTGCCGAGCTCGCGCTGGACGAGGCCGCGGAACTGCCCAGAGGCGTTCATCTCGACGACCAGGCAGGTCTCCACGCTGTCGAGGAACTCCCCGACGTCGGCCTCGGGGAACGGCATCAGGTCCGAGACCGACAGTGAGGCCACACTGTGCCCGTCCTCGACGAGCCGGTCGACGGCCTCGTGGACGGTCCCCTGGTTGGAGCCGTAGGTCATCACGCCGACGGTCGCGTCGGCCGCGCCGTGGCGGACCTGGTTGCTCTCGCGCTCGTCGAGGCGCTCGCGGATGGCCGCCAGCTTCCGCATCCGGCGGTCCATCTGTGCGACCCGGTTGTCGGGGTCCTCCGAGATGTGGCCCGTCGGGTGGTGTTCGTTCCCCGACGCGAGGTAGCGGCCGTCGGCCTGCCCCGGGATGGAGCGGGGCGAGACGCCCTCGGGGGCGCCCTGCGGGTCGTGCTGGAACCGCTCGAACGTCCCGGTGGCGTAGTGGGCCGCCTCGGCGAGTTCCTCTTCGGTGAGCGTCGCGCCCAGGTCCGGGTTCGGCTCCCGGTCGAAGAAGTCGGCGTCGACGTTCCGCAGCTCGCCCGAGAGCTTCTGGTCGTAGACGACGACGGCGGGCAGGTGGAAGTCGTAGGCCAGTTCGAACGCCTGCCGGGTCTGCTCGTAGGCCTCGCGCTGGTTCCCCGGCGCGAAGACCACCCGGCAGGAGTCGCCCTGGCTCGTGTAGAGGACGTGTTCGAGGTCGCCCTGCTCGGTCTTCGTCGGCATCCCCGTCGAGGGGCCCGCCCGTGTGGCCTCCACGAGGACCAGCGGTGTCTCCGTCATCTCCGCGAGGCCGAGCGGCTCGGACATGAGGGCGAACCCGCCGCCCGAGGAGCCCGAGAGTGCCTTGACGCCGGCGTGGCTCGCGCCGAGCGCGAGGGCAGCCGCCGCGATCTCGTCCTCGACCTGCTCGGCGATGCCGCCCATGTCGGGGAGGTGCTGGCTGAGCAGCGTGAACACCTCCGTCCACGGCGTCATCGGGTAGCCGGCGACGAACCGGCAGCCCTCGTCGATGGCGCCGTAGGCGATGCCGTTGGAGCCGGAGACGAGCGCCTGCTCGCTGTCGTGCTCGCCCTGGGGCATCCGCAGGTCGTGCGTGTGGTCCAGCTGGTTGGCCTGCTCGGCGGCGTACTCGAGGATCTCCAGGTTCGCCTCCAGCACGTCGCCGCTCATCCGGTCCTCCATCAGTTTCTCGATGGGTTCGAGCGGGTAGTCCAGCAGCGCACACGTGACGCCGACGCCGGCGGTGTTGCGCATCACCTCGCGTCCCTGGTCGCGAGCCATGCCCCGGAGATCCATCGGGTAGACGTGCCAGTTGTGCTCCTCGGCCCGGGCCTCGAAGTCCTCGATCTCGCTCGCGTCCAGCAGGCCCTCGTCGTAGACGACCACCCCACCGTCCCGGAGGTCGTCGAGGTTCTCGGCGAGGGGCTTTGCCTGCTCGTTGCCGTAGTAGGCGTGCTCCTTCGTGTTGCGGGCGAACGAGTCGCCCAGCGCGAGGAGGAAGTTGAAGCCATCACCACGGGCCCGTACCGGCTGGTCGTCGGCCCGGACCTCGACGTACGTGTGGCCACCGCGGATCCGCGAGGGATAGTGACGGTGCGTGAACACGTGAAGGCCGGACCGCATCAGTGCTTTCGCGAAGTTCTGGCTGGTCGAGTCGATTCCGTCACCGGAACCACCCGCGATGCGCCAGACGATTTCTCCTGTCATAGTACCATGCGCCCTGGGGCGCCTTGTGGCGATATTTACGGGGCGGTGGCAAAAGCGTTTGTGCCGTGGTAGCACACGAAAGTTCGTGAGAGTCGATAAACGTTCATGAGAGAGCGTGAGAGTCCGTGAACATCGTTCGGCACTGGGGACGCACCGCTGTGAGATGCGGTCACAATGTGGCGCCACTGCGGCCGGCGTGCCGACGGTCCACTCTAGGTGATTTGGGAGAAGTTTTAAAACCGAAACTGTCGTCCCCCCGATTGAGAGTAATGTCCCTCACCGAACTGATATCCGGTGTGGAGGACCACGAGAAGCGCCTCACGGTCTTCAACACCGACGACGAGACCGTCGAGGCCGTCCGGGAGCAGTTCCGCGACCGGAACCTCTCGGTCGTCGGGGATCGCTCCGAGAGCGGCCGGCCGGGGTCGTTCGTCGTGCTCTCGAGCATGCGGGACGGGGTGGACGAGTTCGTGACCGCTACCAGCGTCGACGAGGTGCTCACGGCACCGCGGCGCGAGGCGTCGGACGTCGAGGGCGACGTCCACCACCCCATCCTGGACCACCTCGATGAGACGATGTTCACCTCGTACGACACCCGGCAGATGGTCGCTGCCTCCCGGGAGATCGAGGACCGCGCCTGGCGGCTCGGCGAAGGGTCGCTCCACGCGGGCTTCCAGCAGCTCTCCATCCTCGCGGACCAGATGGACGTCTACACCCGGCTGGCCTCCCGCGAGGGGCTCGACGTCCACGCCTACGCCTGCCCTGACGCCGAGGTGCCCACCCACGATACGGACCTGACCATCCACGTCGAGCGCTCCGAGGAGATCGCCGACTCCTGGTTCGTCGTCTACGACGGCAACGGCGCCGACGTCAACAAGTGTGCCCTGCTCGCCGAGGAGCGCGAGGACCGGGCGTTCTACGGCTTCTGGACCTACGACCCCGACACGGTCGACTGGATCGTCGAGTACCTCGAGGGAGCCTACGGGCTCATCGAGCAGTGACCGGCGGCGAGCACCCGGTCTCAAATCCGATTCGAGTTGTCACGATTCCGCATCCTCCCCCCGAGGTTCCGGCCGGCCAGCGGGATTTTGAATACTTATCAACCATTCAGTAGTTTACTGGACGTTATATACCCGCCGTGTGTCCTGGCATCCAATGAGTTCCGGTCCCGATTCCTCCCGCTTCGCGCGCGCATCCCGTGTCCTACTCGTCCTCGCTCTCGTCTCCTCGACAGTCGCCGCGGCCGCCGTTCCGGCGGCGGCCTACGTCGAGGGGAAACCCGATATCTCCGTCACGCTCTCCGACGGCACCGTCCAGCCCGGCGCCGAATCCACGCTGGAACTGACGCTCGTCAACAGCGGGAAGGTGGAGGTGGGCGCAAGCGGCCAGGCGCTCGCCGGCAAGGAGCAGGTCGTCACCACCGCTCGCGGGACGGTGGTCCGTGTCGAGCCGGCCCGCAACAGGAACCCCATCGAGGTCAAGACCGGGGAGGTGGCCGTCGGCTCCGTCCCCGAGGGCGCCCGTCCGGTCCCGATCCAGGTCTCGGTCCCCGAGAACGCCGAGCCCGGCACCTACGAACTGGATGTCGAGGTCGAGTACGAGCACTACGACTTCATCCCGGGCGGGAACGTCAACAAGTACGGTGAGGAGCAGCGGACGAAGGAGTTCACCGTCGAGGTGACGGTCGAGGAGACCGCCCGGTTCGAGGTCGTCGACACGACCACGAACGTCCCGGTCGGCGGGAGCGGCGCGGTGAACGTCACCGTCGCGAACGTCGGCAACGAGGCGGCGTCCGACGCGTCGCTGTCGTTGCAGTCGACGAACGCGGCCCTGACCTTCGGCGGCACGCCGACCGCCGAGTCCTACGTCGGCGAGTGGGCTCCCGGCGAGCGCCGGAGCGTCACCGTCGGCGCCGACGTGGCCTCCACTGCGACGACCCGCTCGCTAGCCATCGCGACGACCGTCAGCTACGAGGACGTCGACGGTGACGCCCAGCAGGCGTCGCTCTCGACCGGCGTGGTGCCACGGTCGGAACAGCGGTTCACCCTCGCGAGTGCCGAGACGAGCGCCGCCATCGGCGACCAGGGGCGCCTGACCGTCGCGCTCACGAACACCGGCGACCGGACGCTCGACGACGCGACGGTCCGACTCGAGTCCAGCAACGCCGCGCTCACCTTCGGCGGGTCGCCGACGGCGCGGACGTTCGTCGGCGAGTGGGCACCCAACGAGACCCGCGAGTTCCAGGTGGAGGCCGGCTTCGCCCCCTCCGCCGAGGAGCGTAGCTACGCCCTCGACGCGACGGTCTCGTACACCAACCCCTCGGGTCGCACGGAGCGAACCGACCCGGTGACCGTCGGCGTCAGGCCGGCCCCCGAGCAGTCGTTCGACCTCGGCGGGCACGAGACCGCACTCCGGGTCGGCGAGGAGGGGGAGCTGACCGGACGCATCGTCAACGAGGGGCCGGGTGAGGTGGAGAACGCGGTCCTGGTGCTGGAGCCGCCCGCGAACGTCGTGACCGCCGAGCGCGAGTACGCCATCGGTGACCTCGGCCCACGCAGTAGCGCCGAGTTCCGGTACGACGTGGAGGTCTCCTCGGAGGCCCGCGAGGGGCCCCGCCAGTTCACCTACCGGCTGCGCTACGAGGACGACGGCGGTGACACGGTCACCTCCGACCCGCTGTACGCGCGTGGGAGCGTGGCCCAGCAGCGCGATACGTTCTCCGTGGACACGAACGCCTCGCTGGCCGCCGGCTCCAGCGAGACCATCGAGGTCCAGGTCACCAACGAGGGTGACGAACCCCTGACCGCCGTCAGCGCGAAGCTGTTCGCCGACGCACCCATCGGCGCGAGCAACGACGAGGCGTTCGTCGAGGAGCTGGGACCGGGCGCCACCGAGACCCTGACCTTCCGCATCAGCGCGGCCGGCAGCGCCATCCCGAAGCCGTATCCCGTCTCGCTGGACTTCCAGTACGACGAGCCCGACGGTGACACGAAGATCTCCGACAGTTACCAGGTCGCTATCGACGTGACCGAGCGCCAGGGCGGCGGCCTGCTGTCGACGTTCGTGGTCCCCGGCGGGCTCGGCGGCGCGGGCCTGGGACTCGGCGTCGTGCTCTCGCTGGGTGGGCTGGCCGCGGTCGGCCTGGGCCTGGTCGGGCGACGGGAATGAGCGGTCCTGTCGACTACCAGCGGTTCGTCGACGCGGCGGACGACCAGATCGTCAACCATCCCCGGCGCGTCGTCGGCGCGTTCCTCGTGCTGACGCTCGTGTTCGGCGCCGGCCTCGGCGCCGTCTCCACGGACGCCGGGACCGCGGGGTTCACGCAGGACGTGCCCGCGCAGGTGGCGTTCGAGGAGGTACAGAACGAGTTCGAAACGAGCGCGTTCGCGACCGATACCGGGAGCACCCAGCTCATCCAGCGCGGCGAGAACGTGCTCTCGAAGAAGGGACTGGTGCGGATGCTGGAGGTGCAGAACCGGGTCGAGGACCACGACGAACTGCGGGTCACGTCGACGGCGTCGGCCGCGACCATCGTCGCGACCACGCTGGACCCGGAGGCCCGGACGACCGAACAGCAGATCCGCGCGGTCGAGCGGGCCACGCCCCGCGAGATCGACCGCGCGGTCCAGACGGCGGCCGACCGGAACCCACGGTTCGTGGGGCTCCTCTCGAACGACTTCAACCGTGGCTCGGCGGCGGCCGGCGCGACCATCGGCGTCGTCACCCACGAGGTACCCGCCGGACTCTCGGCATCGGCGGGGCAGGGCGGAACCAGCCCGCTGACGCCGCTCCAGCTCCGGACGGATTACGTCGTCGACAGCGTCGGCGGCGACATCATCGTCTTCGGCTCGGGGATCATCTCCGCGGAGTTCAGCAACGTCATCTTCGACTCGCTGATCATCGTCGTCCCGGCGGCGGTCCTGTTCATCCTCCTGTTCCTCATCATCTCCTACCGGGACCTCGCAGACCTCATGCTGGGGATGGTGGCGCTGGCGATGGCACTGATCTGGACGTTCGGGTTCATGGGGCTCGCGGGTATCCCGTTCAACCAGATCCTCATCACCATCCCGCCGCTGTTGCTGGCGGTGGGCATCGACTTCGGGATACACGCGGTGAACCGCTATCGGGAGGAGCGGGTCACGGGACTGGATATCGGCCCGGCGATGCGCGTGACGACCGACCAGCTGCTCGTGGCGTTCTTCATCGTCACGGGCACGACGGTCATCGGGTTCTCCGCGAACCTCACCTCCGCGCTGCCACCCATCCGGGACTTCGGCATCGTCGCCGCCGTCGGCATCGTGTTCACCTTCCTCATCTTCGGGGTGTTCCTGCCGGCGGCGAAGGTGCTGCTCGACCGCTCCCGGCAGAAGTACCCCATCCCCACCTTCTCGACGACGCCGCTCGGCGCGGAGGGCTCGCGGCTCGGCCGGGCGCTCTCGGGCGGGGTCTTCATCGCGAAGCGGACGCCGGCCGTCTTCCTCGTCGTCGCGCTGGTCGCGTCGGGCGGGATGGCCTACCACGCGACAGGCGTGGACACGACGTTCTCGAACGAGGACTTCCTGCCGCCGGAGGAGAACCCGGACTACCTGATGGCGCTCCCGGAGCCGTTCAAGCCATCGGAGTACAGCGTGACGGCGCTGACCAACTTCCTCTCCGAGAAGTTCGAGTCCAGCCAGTCGGATACGGTCACGGTGTACGTGGAGGGGCCGTTGCAACAGGACCAGGCGCTGGAGGTGCTGTATCGGGCGGGTGACGACCCGCCGGACGCGCTCGTCCAGCAGAACGGGCGAGCGGACGCCACCTCCGTCGTCAGCGTCATCGACGATTACGCCGCCCGGGACGAGGAGTTCCGCGAGCTGGTCGCCCGCAACGACCGCAACGGCAACGGCGTCCCCGACGACGACCTGCCGGCCGTGTACGACGCGCTCCTGGCCGAGGACTCGCCCGTCCGTGGACAGGCGCTGCGCTACATCACCGAGGACCGGCGCTCGACCCGGCTCGTCTACAGCGTGAAGGCCGACGCCACGCAGGGCGAGATCACCGAGGACGCACGGAGCGTCGCGGCCGACATGGAGCGGCCACGGACGTCGCTCGTCGCCATCGCGACCGGGTCGACCGTCGTCTTCGAGGCCATCTCGGGGCTGATCCTCGACTCCGCGGTCACGTCGCTGATCATCGCGCTGACAGGGACGGCCGTCTTCCTCCTGTTCGTCTACTGGGTACTGGAAGGCAAACCCTCGATGGGGGTCGCCAATCTCATCCCCATCGTGGTGACGGTCTCGTTCGTCGCGGGGTCGATGCGCGTGTTCGGTATCTCGTTCAACGCCTTCACCGCCACGATACTGGCCATCACCATCGGCCTGGGCATCGACTACTCCGTCCACGTCACCCACCGGTTCGCCGACGAGTACCGGGAACGCGAGCTGTACGAGGCCCTGGACCGGACCGTCCGGGGGACCGGCGGCGCGCTCGCGGGCTCGATGCTGACGACGGTGTTCGGCATCGGCGTGCTCGTCCTGTCCGTCTTCCCCGCCATCGGCCAGTTCGGCATCCTCACCGGCCTGAGCGTCATCTACGCCTTCGTCTCCTCGCTGCTGGTCCTCCCCTCCGCGCTGGTCGTCTGGGCCCGCCTCTTCGGCGGCGGCGGCGGCCTCGCGAGCGACGAGCCGTCGACCGGACCCACGCCGGAGGACGTGTCGGCCACGGGGGGCGACGTGTCCGCGGGCGAGGCGGGCTAGCGCCAGCGGGCCGAAACCGGCGGTAGCAACCCCGGAACAGACGTTTTGATGTTGTTGTCAGAATCGCTTAAGGGACGGATGTGTACCATCCGGGTACGCGAACCCGTCCCATGTCCCACCCATCGACATCCAGCGAGACCGTCCCGCGCCCCGCGCCGGAGCGACTGGCGAGGGTCTCCGGGAGCAACGTCGCCGTGGTGGGGGAGCCGATGGTCGGCAAGAGCGGCGCTGCCCTCGATACCCTCCGGGCGGCCGTCGATGACGGTCGCGAGGCTCTCCTGATCTCGGCAGCCCGCGGCCCGGGCCGACTCCCCCTCCCCGAGGGCGTGACCGTCGTGGACTGCACGCCCGGCCCGCCATCCGACGACGCGGTCTCGGTGAACTCGCCGGGCGACCTGACCGGCATCGGGATGCCCGTGTCCCGCTTCCTGAACGACGCCGACCGACCGGTGGTCACGGTGGATTCACTGACCTCGCTGCTGCTCTACTCGGAGACCCGGTCGGTCTTCCGCTTCCTCTCGGTGCTCTCCACACAGGTCGCCCGAGCCGGTGGGCTCGGACTCTACCTCGTCGACGAGGGCGCCCACGACGAGCGGACCTCCCGGACGTTCGCGCAGCTGTTCGACGGACAGGTCCGACTCCGGGACGGGCTGGGTGGGCCCGAGGCCCGGGGGAAGGGCGTGGACGCACTGCCGGCGGAGTGGATCCCCGCCCGTCGCTGAGACGCCCGGTCGAGGCCGGCGGCGCCGACCGCTCGGTCAGTGCCAGCGCTCGCGCAGCGCGGTCGCCTGCTCCGGGTCGTGCCCGAGCAGGACGGTGGCATCGGTCCGACGCTCGATGTCCTTCAGCCGGCGGAGCGACTCCCGCCACGCCTGGTTGCTGGTCGTGAGCGACTGCCCCATCGGCGCCTCGTCCTCGTAGTTCGGTCGGAGGAACGCCTCGTCCCCCGCGACGAGGACCGTCCCGTGGGCGTCCGTCTCGAGCCGTGCGCCCAGCAGCCCGGGCGTGTGCCCCGGCAGGTGGAGCAGGTCGAAGCCCGCCAGCAGTTGCCGCTCGTCCGCCACCACCTGCCAGTTCAGGTCGTGGTCGAAGTCGCTGGCGAGGTAGGCGTTCGCTCCCGCCGGCGTCTTCGCGGACAGGTACGCGAACTCGACCTCCCGCTGGTGGACGTACACCGGAACGTCCGTCCCGGCGAACTCGTAGAGGCCGCCGGCGTGGTCGAGGTGGAGGTGGCTCTGGACCACCACGTCGATGTCGTCCAGCGCGTAGCCGACGTCTCCCAGAGCCGTCTCGAGGTCCCGCTCGGCGGCGTCGGGGTGTGCGAACGCCTCGAACAGCGGCTCTGGCCAGTAGCCGTCGGCGGCCTCCGGGTGCGAGCCGGTGTCCCAGAGCACGGTCGCCTCGGGGTGGTCGACCAGCAGGTTCCAGACCGCGAACTCCCCGTAGTCGGCGTCGGGGTTCCGGTTGGAGTAGGTCGCGGCCGTCGTCCCGTCGACGGCGAAGTTCCGGTCGGACATGATCGTCCCGCGGTCCAGCAGGTGGAGGTCCATCTCGACCATACGCCGACTACGCGCCCACGGACCAAAACCCCCACTCACCACCACCCGAGCCGAGTACCCTCGGACGTATCGGGTCACTACACGGTACCCGGTCCACCACCAGCAGGATGGGAGTCCGCAGCAAACGGTTTGGCACCGACTGGGGTAGCGGGTCTTCATGCCCTCGACGCGGCGCGCGTTGCTCCGGTCGGTCGCTGCTGGCGCAGCCGTCTCCCCCCTTCCCGGCCTCGGCCGGGCCACCGCAGCGGAGCCACGTGTCCCCACGGTCATCGGCCCCGATGGACCGGGCGTCCCCGTGTCGATACCTCGCCGGTGCCAGGAGGCCTACGAGCGGGCGTATCGGGCGACTCGAACGCTCGCCGACCGACTGGCCGATGCCGGAAGCGGAACCGATCTGACGGTCGCCGTCACGTCCGACGCGGACCGGTGGTGCGGGGAGCGCCGACTCCCACGACTGCAGGTCCGGGTCACCGGGGCGGACCACCCGCCCGTCCCCCGGGAGTTCGCCGACCTCCCGGTCGAGGTGGCCGACGTGGCCCGGCGGGAACGCGGCACGGGCGGCGGGGAGCGGTCGCGGGCGACCGGGACCTGTGCCGACCCCTGCAACCTTCGGAACTTCGACCCCGTCCCGGGCGGCGTGTTCGCCGAGGGAGGGACGACGACCTGGGTCGTCCGGCTGCTCGACACCGACTACCTGCTGACCGCGAACCACACCCTCCAGTCGGGCGACCCGGGCTGTGGCGACGTGGAGACCTCCATCCTCTACCAGTACCGCCAGCGGGTCGGTCCGGTCCTCGCAGGCGACGACGTCGAGGACTGGGCGCTCGTGGGGCTGGGACGCGATGCGGACGTGAGCGGGTTCCACCCCGGGGTGCCACAGCGGGAGGAGCGGTTCGGCGGCCACTTCAGCATCCGTGGGCTGCTGGATGTCATCGCCAGACGCGAGACACTCTACGCGCTCGGGACGACGACCTGCGAGACGGCCGGCCCGGCGGACTGGATCGGGACACACCTGAGCGAGTGCGGCCGCAGTACGCCCGTGGCCAGCGTGGACGCCGTCTCCGACTACGGTGACTCCG from Haloglomus litoreum includes the following:
- a CDS encoding DUF7504 family protein; amino-acid sequence: MSHPSTSSETVPRPAPERLARVSGSNVAVVGEPMVGKSGAALDTLRAAVDDGREALLISAARGPGRLPLPEGVTVVDCTPGPPSDDAVSVNSPGDLTGIGMPVSRFLNDADRPVVTVDSLTSLLLYSETRSVFRFLSVLSTQVARAGGLGLYLVDEGAHDERTSRTFAQLFDGQVRLRDGLGGPEARGKGVDALPAEWIPARR
- a CDS encoding NEW3 domain-containing protein, which produces MSSGPDSSRFARASRVLLVLALVSSTVAAAAVPAAAYVEGKPDISVTLSDGTVQPGAESTLELTLVNSGKVEVGASGQALAGKEQVVTTARGTVVRVEPARNRNPIEVKTGEVAVGSVPEGARPVPIQVSVPENAEPGTYELDVEVEYEHYDFIPGGNVNKYGEEQRTKEFTVEVTVEETARFEVVDTTTNVPVGGSGAVNVTVANVGNEAASDASLSLQSTNAALTFGGTPTAESYVGEWAPGERRSVTVGADVASTATTRSLAIATTVSYEDVDGDAQQASLSTGVVPRSEQRFTLASAETSAAIGDQGRLTVALTNTGDRTLDDATVRLESSNAALTFGGSPTARTFVGEWAPNETREFQVEAGFAPSAEERSYALDATVSYTNPSGRTERTDPVTVGVRPAPEQSFDLGGHETALRVGEEGELTGRIVNEGPGEVENAVLVLEPPANVVTAEREYAIGDLGPRSSAEFRYDVEVSSEAREGPRQFTYRLRYEDDGGDTVTSDPLYARGSVAQQRDTFSVDTNASLAAGSSETIEVQVTNEGDEPLTAVSAKLFADAPIGASNDEAFVEELGPGATETLTFRISAAGSAIPKPYPVSLDFQYDEPDGDTKISDSYQVAIDVTERQGGGLLSTFVVPGGLGGAGLGLGVVLSLGGLAAVGLGLVGRRE
- a CDS encoding efflux RND transporter permease subunit; translated protein: MSGPVDYQRFVDAADDQIVNHPRRVVGAFLVLTLVFGAGLGAVSTDAGTAGFTQDVPAQVAFEEVQNEFETSAFATDTGSTQLIQRGENVLSKKGLVRMLEVQNRVEDHDELRVTSTASAATIVATTLDPEARTTEQQIRAVERATPREIDRAVQTAADRNPRFVGLLSNDFNRGSAAAGATIGVVTHEVPAGLSASAGQGGTSPLTPLQLRTDYVVDSVGGDIIVFGSGIISAEFSNVIFDSLIIVVPAAVLFILLFLIISYRDLADLMLGMVALAMALIWTFGFMGLAGIPFNQILITIPPLLLAVGIDFGIHAVNRYREERVTGLDIGPAMRVTTDQLLVAFFIVTGTTVIGFSANLTSALPPIRDFGIVAAVGIVFTFLIFGVFLPAAKVLLDRSRQKYPIPTFSTTPLGAEGSRLGRALSGGVFIAKRTPAVFLVVALVASGGMAYHATGVDTTFSNEDFLPPEENPDYLMALPEPFKPSEYSVTALTNFLSEKFESSQSDTVTVYVEGPLQQDQALEVLYRAGDDPPDALVQQNGRADATSVVSVIDDYAARDEEFRELVARNDRNGNGVPDDDLPAVYDALLAEDSPVRGQALRYITEDRRSTRLVYSVKADATQGEITEDARSVAADMERPRTSLVAIATGSTVVFEAISGLILDSAVTSLIIALTGTAVFLLFVYWVLEGKPSMGVANLIPIVVTVSFVAGSMRVFGISFNAFTATILAITIGLGIDYSVHVTHRFADEYRERELYEALDRTVRGTGGALAGSMLTTVFGIGVLVLSVFPAIGQFGILTGLSVIYAFVSSLLVLPSALVVWARLFGGGGGLASDEPSTGPTPEDVSATGGDVSAGEAG
- a CDS encoding N-acyl homoserine lactonase family protein, with product MVEMDLHLLDRGTIMSDRNFAVDGTTAATYSNRNPDADYGEFAVWNLLVDHPEATVLWDTGSHPEAADGYWPEPLFEAFAHPDAAERDLETALGDVGYALDDIDVVVQSHLHLDHAGGLYEFAGTDVPVYVHQREVEFAYLSAKTPAGANAYLASDFDHDLNWQVVADERQLLAGFDLLHLPGHTPGLLGARLETDAHGTVLVAGDEAFLRPNYEDEAPMGQSLTTSNQAWRESLRRLKDIERRTDATVLLGHDPEQATALRERWH